A genome region from Triticum aestivum cultivar Chinese Spring chromosome 2B, IWGSC CS RefSeq v2.1, whole genome shotgun sequence includes the following:
- the LOC123045358 gene encoding probable alpha-amylase 2 — translation MGQMVSDGVVQEQAARNGGIIKNGREILLQAFNWESHKHNWWSNLEGRVADIAKSGFTSVWLPPPTQSLSPEGYLPQNLYNLDSCYGSLQQLNLLIQNMNDHNIRAMADVVINHRVGTTKGSNGMYNRYDGIPISWDEHAVTSCSGGKGNKSTGDNFDGVPNIDHTQPFVRKDIIEWLIWLRETIGFQDFRFDFTKGYASKFVKEYIEESKPLFAVGEYWDSCEYAPPDNSLSYNQDKHRQRIINWIDSTGGLCAAFDFTTKGILQEAVKGELWRLRDPEEKPPGVMGWWPSRSVTFIENHDTGSTQGHWPFPSDHVMEGYAYILTHPGIPTVFYDHFFDWGDSFHDEIAKLMEIRKSQDIHSRSAVKILEASSNLYSAIIDDKLCMKIGEGSWCPSDPEWKLAACGDRYAVWHK, via the exons GCTTTTAATTGGGAATCCCATAAACACAATTGGTGGAGTAATTTAGAGGGCAGAGTTGCCGACATTGCTAAATCTGGGTTTACATCAGTATGGTTGCCTCCACCGACACAATCGTTATCTCCAGAAG GCTATCTGCCACAGAACCTGTACAACCTTGACTCTTGTTATGGTTCTCTTCAGCAGCTAAATTTGTTGATTCAGAACATGAATGACCACAATATAAGGGCTATGGCTGATGTAGTTATTAACCATCGAGTTGGGACTACTAAAGGATCAAATGGGATGTATAATCGTTATGATGGTATCCCAATATCATGGGACGAACATGCTGTTACATCTTGTTCTGGTGGGAAG GGGAACAAAAGTACTGGTGATAACTTTGATGGGGTTCCCAACATAGATCATACCCAGCCATTTGTAAGGAAGGATATTATTGAATGGCTGATCTGGCTTCGGGAAACCATTGGTTTTCAAGATTTCCGCTTTGATTTCACAAAAGG TTATGCTTCAAAGTTTGTGAAAGAATACATTGAGGAATCAAAGCCCCTTTTTGCAGTGGGGGAATACTGGGACAGCTGTGAATATGCCCCCCCTGACAACAGTCTGAGCTACAATCAGG ATAAACATAGGCAGAGAATTATCAATTGGATAGATAGCACTGGAGGACTTTGCGCTGCGTTTGATTTCACAACAAAGGGTATTCTTCAG GAGGCTGTGAAAGGAGAGTTGTGGCGTTTGCGCGACCCTGAAGAAAAGCCGCCTGGTGTGATGGGGTGGTGGCCTTCAAGATCAGTTACGTTTATTGAAAATCATGACACAGGGTCAACTCAG GGCCATTGGCCATTTCCATCTGACCATGTCATGGAG GGATATGCTTATATACTTACGCACCCTGGAATCCCCACAGTGTTCTACGATCATTTCTTTGACTGGGGAGATTCTTTCCACGATGAAATAGCAAAACTG ATGGAGATTAGGAAATCCCAAGACATACATAGTCGTTCAGCTGTCAAAATTTTGGAGGCAAGCTCAAATCTGTACTCCGCAATAATCGATGATAAGTTGTGCATGAAGATTGGAGAGGGCTCGTGGTGCCCAAGCGACCCAGAGTGGAAGCTGGCGGCATGTGGAGACAGATATGCTGTGTGGCACAAGTAG